The nucleotide sequence ttctatCTCATTAAACATGTTAACAGCATTTAAGATTACTCACCACTTCATAAAAGTACAgagctttttcaaattttttcagagCTGTGTAAATCATTCCACCATAATAACAATAACTGAGTAATGCCTTTGCATCATACTTCCCACCCTGCAGTGAAGAACAAAACACACACAGAGAACTATATCCATTTGTTAACTGTGAATTATGAAAGAGGGGTTCTATTGCCTAAAAGCCTTGAAGTCACTTTAAATTGCACTTGTAGGTtcattggatcaatatcagtatctaggcaactgcccacctactccttccctaacccaaaaacagtcaattgataacaagttagggttaatgttgggttagggaaggggtaggtgggcagttgcccagatattgatattgatcTGGTTCATCAACAGCATTAGCTAGAATAAACTCGAACTCAAACATaaaatatttaaccctttcactccctagATTCCATTGTCAACTCTCATtgctgtctgctatacagttctctttttgttagttttgagaatttggtattggatcaaccagtCATCtcctaattgatgtttttctttattctcatcatgtgtctgcttgatattgaattgatattgtaatgaaaaattctctcttggtcactcatggacATAATGGTCTACCTCTTTGTGAATGTCTGTTATATCTGTATCCAGAAAGGGGAGGGCTGGCTTTAAACACTTGGCAAGTAAACAAAGCTGTcaagagaacaaaagaaataatatctGATTTCTAATGTTTGATACAATCATGACAGTCTGAGTGCAACATGAAAACATGATCAAAACAGAGTTGCAAAATAGAACTTTAACCTGCTGTAAAGTGAACATTTTTTCAGCAAGAGATCTCACCTGTGCAAGATCTGAATGAATTGAAGTCAGTTGTGTAGGGGACTGCTGTGCCTTTTTTATTGCAATACACATCATTCTTATCCCTCTCATTggctgaaacaaaacaatagttAGCAATTTGTCCCTATACTATTAATAACATTAGGTTCTTTTCATCCATTTTTAAGCTAAACACctagataataataaaaaaaatatctgaaaaccCACCTTGTTAAGTGAGTCTGTTCTAAAAAGTTCATTCGGGGAAAAATGTTCTTGTCTGAATAAAAAACTGCTCAGGCCATCGATTTAGCCTAATTATATTCCTAGGGTAATCTCTAATGCATAGTAAAGAGCTTGAAAATAATATCTTACCTGCTTGAGATCCACTAAGCAATGCGTTATGAAATGACACAGGTGAGCGACTGTAAACCACAAATATAAAAATgttattggaaaaaaacaaacaaacaaacaaaacgacCCAGACTGAATAGTTTGACAACGACTTACACTTATCCCCAGCAAATTGGATTTGTTCCTTTGAGCAAATTGTTATGAACTGCTGAATCTGACTGAATAACAACTCAAAGTCTCCATAATTTGGTAAGGATAGTTTCACCAACCTAAGCAATAATCAggacaaaaaaagaacaagcagttaaaacagaaaataaaaacgGAAGCCGATCATTattacagaaaaacaaacaggaacATTGAACGAGATACTCACAATAGAGCCATGAATGCCAATGAATGCTGATCAGGATCAAGCGATGCAATCGCAGCATCAATCTGGCCTGCATACTTGGCTAATAAATCATTAGATCTGTTTAAATAATCTGCAAGTTGGACGTAATCTTTATCGGCAGAAATGGATCGTACCGTGGCTAAGAAATCCTCCATCTTCACTGTGGCACTTGCAGTCGCCTTAGTCTTCCTCGGCTAATCAAATCGAGGCTGGAGTAAGGTGCGCTTTCACACGAAATGGCGGGAGAGTCAAGTCAGGCTAAGTGACTCAGCCAAGTGACTGACTAGAAAATGCCGTTACAGCCTTTTAATTTCGACAAAAAACCAGACATTCGACTCGTAGTATACCAAAATATAGTCTATAAGATTAAGGTGACTTGTAGACAATCTTCTGACAGGTAATTTTACGCGATTGGTTTTCACATGTTTGATGTCGCTGTTATGTACATGTTGTCATTGCTGTTATTTTTCTCCAATAAATTACCAAAGCGTCTCTATTCTTAAATTCCCAAACAGAGAAAGTATTCGACGGTTGTTTTTAgaagacaaaaacaataaagatcTAGAGGTGAGTTCATTTTGGTCGGACCTACGTCAAAGTccatttaaatttgaaaaacctTTTGGAATCATCACTACAGACTGTCTGATTTCAAGTAATCATTATGCATAATTTTAACTCCTTCTCCTCAGAGAGTTGTTTGTGCCATATTGAACACATATGATCTTATACCAGTGCAAACAGATAATTTTGTCGTCTATCCATGTATCCTTTTAACAGTAAATACACTGCATTAGCAATcagtaattattaatttttaacacAGTAacccacaagtgattaacatccGACTTCTCCTGCAATATCTATACAGCACCCAGCAAGCAGTTATTTAAAATATCAAgaagaagttgttgtcttgatccaacaccaaattcttgtaaccaatttaaaaggaaatatgttgTAGCTGGAGGGGAGAGTTGACCattagatcttggaagttaaagggttaattgctACAAAACTAAACATATAACATTTCATAAGTCTGAGAGAGAGAACCCAGGAAGAAGATAGCAATAAGGGATTAAGATGTGCCCCTAGGAAGAGGCTTAAAATAACACTGTCTTTTACCAGAGTTTCCAGACAGGGATTTTATTTAATAATGACAAACATAAGCCCTTGTCATGATCATATTTGATGCTGAAAATGTCCACCTACTCAATTAATGCAATTAAATTGAATTGACAATTTGCAAATGCTGATGGGAATATTATATTGTGGGTAGTATTAATGGATGTTATGGAAAGATTTATGTCCAATCTGatactattctaaaacaaagcctAAGCCCTAAagataatttattgttttcaaatcatttGAATTTATCAAAGAACTgtatgcaaaaagaaaatatggGCTTACATAGAAATCTTGCCATTGTTTTTCAAAGATGAAATAATAGTGGGGGACAATTGTGAAGAGTCATTGTCATGTCCTTTTCCGATGAAACATTTGTTGCAAAACCAACTTAACCCAAAGCTTTTAGATAAAAACTACTgggaaacaagagaaaaactgGTATTTTCTCAGCATGGTCATTTCCTAGAGGCTCATAAGTATTCCTTTACATTTTATGtggaagagaaacaaaaaaaccatgGACAAATTGTACAGACAGGTATATTAAACCAATCGGATATGATCAATTCTGTAAATGTATTAATGGTATTAATAATGATACATAAGTTCTTATTAAGGGCACATTTGACCTCAATGCAGTTGccataaatataaattatagaataaataagaaaatcttTAGTCCTGGCTGACATGTTAAAGACAGTTTTTTACataataaatatttgaaaaatattaagagTAAAGActaatgtaaatatttcttgagtaaaaatgtgctaagttttgttttaaatgtagCAACTCTCTTTGGatttttaatattattcttTTATGGTGTTGGATAACTGAGGTGCACCTTATGTTCAAGATTTCATGGCTGAGGTGCATCATAGTGAACAGGATGAAGATTGGAGGGTCCTATATGAATATCATATTCTTGTGTGTCTGTTATTGTTGTCTTTTAGACAGAGCTCAAGAACAGGAAGAGCATGTCAATCAGACTTCAATAGTAAGTGCATTATACATGCATAACTTAACCCTTagatccctaagagtgactggcatctaatttctcctcacaattttacccttgaatcaaacactaaggtatcattaaaaatgaaaatgatcactACTCTAAGAAGCTCGttattgttgaacaaattctcctggacAGCCTTGACAGAAATgcttagagaacagtatggagaatatgcatactgatgttaaggtgtagaGGGTTCAAGCTTTCAGaggaatgggaaaaaaaaaagttttgtttgccATTATTTAGCTGATAGGTTTTTTACAGGGACTTGTTCATGACAATTACCTATGTATTCAAACcagatgttttcattatttttacagCCAAGTGGTAGCAAAGAGAGAATTGGTATGTAGCTTCAGGATTTTTAATATCTTGCATTTTCTGGTTGTTCTTAGTATTTAGAATCTTAGACAAAAGGTAAAGACCTGTGACCTCTCTTGCCTGTTAGACAACTGGTGAAAGCTATGGAACCAtaaaggaaaaagcaaagaagCTATGTTCTTCACTGTACATCTGACTCATCAGGACTtctttgttgtttcctttcttccaGATCAGTCTATCTTTCTATTTGTGCAGCTTATAGAGTAAACATTAGTAGTAAATTTAACCTTGTGAATTACACAATGCATTTAGACAAACTTTGTGGAAAATTTCTAGGCATCCATTGATTTCACAGGCATCACCTGAAGgctttttaatttcagttactGAGTATGGACAGAAAAACCGTCATGATGTTGAAGAGAAGGAACTGAAGGAGTTTCTCAGACTTCAAAATTTGGCAAGTAAAGATGATAAGCAAACTGAAGGTATGTTACATAAActgaacattttaaagaaaaaaagatttaaataaCTTAGGGCATCTTGCAATTAACAGAACTGTCAGCAAAATCACTCATTTtccaaattaaataaatgttaagTTTGGAAAATATAAGAAGCCAAATTTTCCATTGTGGTTAAAAATAGagttgaatttttcatatatttttagAGATAAGATCCAAGGTTGCTTTTATTCAGTTGTAAACTGGTGAATACATCTAGCCAGTGCAATAAATGGTAAGCTGCATCTCACTTCTCCAATTTTATGTCTACATTGCATTGTATCTTTCAAATTAATTATCTCCTAGATAATTGATTTAAAAGATACAATGCAAACAAcctatgtaaaaaaaaaaatttcattcctttGACAGATAGTGAGCAGCCCACTTCAGGACTTCAAAAAGTATTCAAGTATGAAAATCTGGTTGTAtttcctctctctttaattttaCTTAAGATGTTCTAGTAGTAAACTTAGTTGTCTCTccagaacagaaaaaaagatgtcTTCATTACTTAAGTGTGTTTGTTCTGGGTTTCTTTACATCATGGAAAATCTGGAAAGTTATGGACAGTCATGGAATACATGCAAAATTATATTTctgaggaaaacaaaattaagaaaggcCATggttaaatgataatttttataaagttttgaaacaatttcagtCCAAGAATATTTTTGTGGAAAGTATTGGAATGTTATGACCTTGAATAAGTAAAAACCTTCCTTCTGTCTTTCTGTAACTTATGTTTAATTCCCccacaacagaaaaatcagcCATTCTTTTATTGATATTAATATCTTTAAGCCCTAAAGGTTGCTTTGAATATGCTTATCATATTGAAGTTTACCGTTTGTATTTCAGTGCCTTGGTGTCTCCAGTACGGTCATTacttggaaattaaaatatctgTTTACTGACAACATCATCAGATTCATGAGGaagaaaatcatctttttgGTCTGTACAGAGGAAAAGAATctggcaaaaataaaaactaaccaattttaaaacaaagctgaGTTGATATTTTACATTATATCTTATATTGTCAAATTTATCACTAAAGTACGgttttatcaatattttacACTGCAtacaaaaaacttttaaatttaacttattattatatttgtaaatatttgagATGGAGTTATGTAATTTTTGCAATGCAGTTCATTAATAAAATTAAGAAGTCTGTATGGAGAGATAATTGATAAACTCATGAGGTTGGTgccttttttagttttctttgatctttgcCAATAACAGCTTTGCAGATCCAGGGAGACTGAGGTATGGACTTAAAAGTCTGTTAAATACCACCAGTTTCTTGTTCAAGACAATTGAAGAGGAGAAGAATCTTCATAAAAGAGTTAGTTAtcactctctttcttttctcccTCATTCTTTTCCATTGCAgttggtttttctttccttaacaAAAACATACAAAGATGTTGAGTATTTGTGTTGAGTATTTGTTATGATTGGAGAAGTTCCAACTGTAGAGCGCATTGGTCAAATATGTATGAAATATCTTGCATACAGAAGCAACTCTGAACCATTATCAATTAAGTTTAGTTAACAAACCATTACAATATTTCCATTAGATAAAAGTATCAAACGTCTTccaaaaatttcacaaataaaaagaaatacatcGCTACTTAGTAACACGAACAAGCCCAGTTAGATAGTGGTATGTATGTATAATCACTGAAAAGATATTTAATTACCTCAATTTCTCAAAATCAAATGTGAAGTTATCTCCCATCAGCATAAACGGAGCCCATTAGGAGGTTTTAGTGAAGCCGTTATTTCTCAGTCCCTTATTGGCGTGGTGAAGAGATTCATTGGCACTTCTTTCACTGTCCAGGTGTTTGAAGAAATGCTTCATGAGCTGTTCTGTTGCTGCGTCCTCTAAGACCCAGCTTGCAACCAGCAATGAACGCGCTCCGGATGCTAAGAACGTTTACAACTCTTTGTTTGAACGCTTTGATGCTTCGTAAAATGAAACAGCCAATTTTTAGAACCAAATTTGTAGAAAAGAAATCATCCGTATGGGTCAATTTTGGTTCTGTCACCAATGGCTCATCTAGGTCCCCCGCAGAGGCGCTGAGGTAGAATATCCCCCCCGCCCCCCTACCTGTGACGCAGTCAGCCTCCTCCTTGACGCAACAAGAGGTCTGAGGAGAGAATCCATCATAATCTATTAGGGAGTATACTCAATCTTAGTATCCGTTGTgtgttaatatattttttaaaaataaatctgcTACAAACCTATTTATCTATTGTGGCTAGAATAAAATTTAGGTAAGAGGAGAAGGAGAACACTCATCTTAATCTATTAGGGGGTGTACTTAATTTTAGTTTCTGTTGTGtgttaacttgtttttgtttttttaataaatctGCCAACAAACCTTTTGTATTTATTGTGGCTAGAATAAAATTTAGGAAACTGATAAGCTGAAGATTTGGCCTTCCATCCATACCTTTCTGCCCTCTTCACTCCTGAGATGCCAAAATCAAAGCCGCGCATGATGTTTATCAAATCGCGGCATAAATTGACGGCACCGCGAAAAATTCAACTCTCACTGCAGTTAATTGTAACATAGGACGATCATTCCGTTACTTGTTTTCTCATGCCATACGGTCAAAATTAAATGTGTTATATTTCAAGTACACAATTTCTTTTCCTAAAATAACATTGGGAAATGGGTTGAACGACTCCTTTATAAATACACGTAGAAATATATAGACACTGTCATGACCCAGAGACTGaccttaagaaaaaattattgtctTGAGTACGAAATTTgtatgataatttttaaatttttggagaTATTTCGTCGCTCGGACAAAATCCTCTTTGAGAAAGGCAGAAATAGTAGGTACAAACAGGGGGGAGAATTTAACGTGGTGAAAAATGCGGCTATTCACATATTTTTAGATAAACATTGGTATCGTGGATTAATATCAACACTGTCAGATTTACATAAGAAGTGATTGCCTCCGGGTCCGTGTCCTTTCCGCTATCAAGATGTGTACACAACACACTCGAAAAAGTTCTCGTTTCACAGatgtaaattatttgttttgtaataaaaCCTCGCTACATATAGCAATAAGTAGCAGCTACGGTGTTTGAAGGCTCTGCACTATCATCGGGttaaattcttgaaacaaaCCCTAAAACAAATTGCCGCGCTAAACGAAAATGTTTGCTTGTTCGAATTACGTATGGCTACTTTGTTTTATGTTAATAATGAGGACCTTTTCTGATGGTAAACCTCAAAATTCCAGCGTTCAACCCGTCAAAAAAAGTAAAGCAGATCAGAACTTTGTGGTGAACAATAATTGTGGATTGGAAAGAGGAGATCGTGAAATGATGAAGTACATTAAAGATAAAGTGGATTACATCGCCGAACGATCCACAGGTACTCGGATTGTGgtaactttcaaaatttgttcagtttatgtAATTTCTATTGATGCTGTTTGAGAAACATCGTTATAGACTGGAGTTTCTTCAAGCTGTTGACGTTCTGAAAAAGTTCGAagtctctttttctttgaattcgTGAACTTCTTAAATCGGACCCTTCTCGAAATAATGCCTCCCTGCAAAAGTTTTTTCATTCTCGGGAAATCTGACTTGTTTACGGTTATTGAAGCAACTGCTATGGATCTTGCTTAAGGAACACAGATTGACCAccagaaattatcaaaatttacAGTGACAGTTAAACTTTTTCAACTAAATTACGTTCGAATACCCGAAAGTCAGTCACAGCGCCCCTGGGTGTTCCCTGACTTTTTCCCTCCCCTACCAGCTTCACCTACAAGCGCACCTGATCGAAGATCTATAGATGTGTGACTTGTCTGTCTATTAACAGCAACCTCTTCTTAGATCAGAGAGGGTCGGCCTGTCCAGACGGTTGGGTGCGCCATGGAAATTCCTGTTTCCTCATCATCGACACTCAAACTTTGGAATGGGAAGACGCCAGACGAAACTGCCAAAGGCTCGGCGGAGACCTCGCAAAGATCACATCGAGCGCAGAGAATCAGTTCATCTTCGGGCTCCTCGTCAAGCAGAAAAAAGTAACCCTATTTGGTGTATGGCTTGGTCTTCATCGTAAGGCAGACAATAAGTTCTACTGGGCAGATGACACTCTACTAACTGGCTACAATGCTTGGTTTCCGGGTGAACCAAACAACCATAAGCTCTCAGAGAAATGTGGTCATATGTGGGGAACAGGTTCCAGGAAAGGAAGATGGAATGATTATAACTGCAGTGTTGAAACTCCACGGTACACCAAAGATGCCCCTGTGATTCTTTGTCAGAAAAAGGCTTATCACTAGTTTACTTCAAGTACTAGCCGTAGTGTTGAGATTCTTGGGAAAAAAACCTAATCGAAGTAACGATGGACTTACTTGTAagcaaataattaaaaaataaaggtgTTGGTTTAACTATTCAGCTGTTGAGAAATGTGGATTTTGTTCATTTGTGGCTTTCCCGCCCCATATGTCCAGAAAGTTCACTTTcccaaaataaaacaagaaaaaacgaaaaaaaactgAAGGGATGGTCCTCGACAGTATGATTTTCTGGATCATTATTGCAAAAGTCCAGaattcagaaagaaagaaataaacgCTCCTCTTGTAGAAGGAGTACGAAGCAGGAAAACAAATCTTCAAAAGTAGCTCAAGTAAGTCGACAAGGTCTCCTACCGCCGGGCGTGTTAGCGGGTAAAActgctgaaaaacaaaaaaaccaaagcaacaacgaaaaaaaaacaaaacaaaacaaaacaaacaaacagacaaagcTTAATGTcataatgaattattttctgGGAAAGAATGTGAAACAAATGTTAGATGAAATTATGAGTTCATTTTATGGACTCAAATTATCTCTTCACAGTGCGTTGAATCTTCAACTTGCTAGATGAACTAACTGAAACCCAAACGTGTACGAAATGGGACTGAAAACTGATAAGTTTCGGGGTAGGTAAAAGTCCTGCGTAGGACTGAATTCCGCGTGAAAAGACAGTTATGGTTTTTATAATCAATTCCACTGGCAGCCTTTGAAAAAAGATGTGTCCAAATGCTATCAACAGAAGTCCTTCTGGTGGAGACTCTTATATAGTAGCTACAAATGAAATAAGTTCTCGGTAGTAGGCTGAAGAATATTTGTGACATGGACTCTTTGTAAGTCAGTGGTGTAGTAGGATAGCTTCGTGCTGAAGCATTTGAAGTACGAGTTTGACTCTTAATGGAGCATTTTTGTTTGACTTTACCTCCGCGCTTCGGTCTTTTCATGATGCGCTTGCTGTTAGACGCAAACTGCATGGAGAGGAACATTCATGCACAGCTGAAAGTTACCAACTAATCGGGTGCACGCAAAATGAGTTAGGGGACTTCACTTAAGCACTCCAATATGCAGAGCGTGCGTTGATATCAAACAGAGGCTCTTTGGAGAAGAGCACCCCGACACTCCCCCCAGCTGACTGTTACCACCTTCTTGGGTGGACCCAACATGAGTTACACGATCTTGCCTCAGTTCTTCAATCTGCGCAGAGAGCGCTGTGCAGACGAAGACGAAAGCTTTCTGGAGAGATTCAATCAAGAACAGCTTACAGTTACCATTTACTTGGTTGGACCTAGCATGAGATGAAAAACTTTGCCTTAGCTCTTCAGTCTGCACTGCGTGCGCCTCACATCAGACAAACAATTTTTGGAGAGGAACAAATAAGGACTGCAGAGAGTTATCATCTTCTTGGATGGACGCAATATGAGTTAAGCTGTTTAAACTCAGCGATGCAGTCTGTATGGCGTGCGCTTTACATTCGACGGAGACTACTTGGAGGAGAACACCCAGACATAGCTGACAGTCAGCGGTTATTCAGGTTGACGGGATGTATGTTACGCGAATTTACCAGTGTTCCAATTCACCCTGGGGAGTATGCGTTTGCAGAACACCTCAAGTCTCCTTTGCAGTCTGTAGAGCATGCTTTAATCCAGTGGCCAATTGAGTCAACcgattcatttttttattactagtATTAAGATTATTATTCTTGCAAATTATCAGCACTGCTTTTTTCATGCCTTACTGTAAATGTTGTTTACCAGGGGAAACCTATATTGCAGCTGAAggattggaaattttttttaaagttttgggCGAACGCTATTAAAATTTATGAGGCTAGGAGGAGTGTCATTCAAGCAATGAAAAATTTGTCACTGAGCTATGTTCAGGTGTCCCAGATTCATGTTTCGCGGAGAAGGGCGAAGGTTGATAATCTATTCACTCCCTGAAAGCATGAAAGCATAAAGTGTTGCGGCATTAATTTACTCGAGGAATCGTTGAAAATCATAATACTAACCCATCTCTCGTGTCAAGCGCTTGCTTCGCTTTATGAGGAGAAtaggttatt is from Pocillopora verrucosa isolate sample1 chromosome 7, ASM3666991v2, whole genome shotgun sequence and encodes:
- the LOC131774742 gene encoding membrane-anchored junction protein isoform X1, which codes for MPLQPFNFDKKPDIRLVVYQNIVYKIKVTCRQSSDRESIRRLFLEDKNNKDLERVVCAILNTYDLIPVQTDNFVVYPYKNYWETREKLVFSQHGHFLEAHKYSFTFYVEEKQKNHGQIVQTDRAQEQEEHVNQTSIPSGSKERIVTEYGQKNRHDVEEKELKEFLRLQNLASKDDKQTEDSEQPTSGLQKVFNALVSPVRSLLGN
- the LOC131774742 gene encoding membrane-anchored junction protein isoform X2; translated protein: MPLQPFNFDKKPDIRLVVYQNIVYKIKVTCRQSSDRESIRRLFLEDKNNKDLERVVCAILNTYDLIPVQTDNFVVYPYKNYWETREKLVFSQHGHFLEAHKYSFTFYVEEKQKNHGQIVQTDRAQEQEEHVNQTSIPSGSKERIVTEYGQKNRHDVEEKELKEFLRLQNLASKDDKQTEEIRSKVAFIQL
- the LOC131775291 gene encoding perlucin-like protein translates to MFACSNYVWLLCFMLIMRTFSDGKPQNSSVQPVKKSKADQNFVVNNNCGLERGDREMMKYIKDKVDYIAERSTDQRGSACPDGWVRHGNSCFLIIDTQTLEWEDARRNCQRLGGDLAKITSSAENQFIFGLLVKQKKVTLFGVWLGLHRKADNKFYWADDTLLTGYNAWFPGEPNNHKLSEKCGHMWGTGSRKGRWNDYNCSVETPRYTKDAPVILCQKKAYH